From Haloarcula hispanica ATCC 33960, the proteins below share one genomic window:
- a CDS encoding DUF2110 family protein yields MVVLGTKVYVAGDARDRTLDGLRSMVGNELGDLDVAYDIGLRDDEFPSVTVDGPDETVAKNLLREEFGEMVADHEDGETYVGTLDSWDEDGFVLDVGFGQTVRIPADQLGLGQGTPSQIRKRFGLVQHLPLRFVAGDPARLAEVEQDRLYEWTRGDNGRINANSVTRSEARATVNRAGHAQDIVTVERIGLLEQSIICNPDTDPPGLLADIGQYMPSELLAIVP; encoded by the coding sequence ATGGTCGTCCTCGGTACAAAAGTGTACGTCGCCGGCGACGCCCGGGACCGTACGCTCGACGGCCTGCGCTCGATGGTCGGCAACGAACTCGGTGACCTCGACGTGGCGTACGACATCGGCCTCCGGGACGACGAGTTCCCGTCAGTGACCGTCGACGGCCCCGACGAGACGGTCGCGAAGAACCTGCTGCGCGAGGAGTTCGGCGAGATGGTCGCCGACCACGAGGACGGCGAGACGTACGTCGGAACGCTCGATAGCTGGGACGAGGACGGCTTCGTCCTCGATGTCGGCTTCGGGCAGACGGTCCGAATTCCGGCCGATCAGCTCGGTCTCGGGCAGGGGACGCCCAGCCAGATCCGGAAGCGGTTCGGACTGGTCCAGCACCTTCCGCTCCGGTTCGTCGCCGGCGACCCAGCACGCCTCGCGGAGGTCGAACAGGACCGACTCTACGAGTGGACCCGTGGCGACAACGGTCGTATCAACGCGAACAGCGTCACGCGCTCCGAGGCGCGAGCGACGGTCAACCGCGCCGGCCACGCACAGGACATCGTCACTGTCGAACGCATCGGCCTGTTAGAACAGAGCATCATCTGCAACCCGGACACCGACCCGCCGGGGCTGCTCGCCGACATCGGGCAGTACATGCCGTCGGAGCTGCTGGCAATCGTGCCCTGA
- a CDS encoding DUF5803 family protein — MKRRHLLLVAVLALVALSGCSGFFGSEEVDPERLNENASYDWNTSADGTIVIEESRYTAVYAVENETSFDVYTVDGLGRERSVPISALRFRYANGTVVSAANSSLSASESRQRTTVNLSGNVSGKVGYSVARTGKRFASPTLVEDGSYTVVLPPNTGAGIPFLSRISPGGYESETVDGQQVIRWDEVTSDQIVVRYYLDRDLWLFGGLSAIAIVIGVVGTLYYYRQLQEVIRRRKEAGIDLEEEDGDDDPRDRGPPPGMR; from the coding sequence ATGAAACGCCGCCATCTCCTGTTGGTCGCCGTTCTCGCACTGGTCGCCCTTTCGGGGTGTAGCGGCTTCTTCGGCTCCGAAGAGGTCGACCCGGAGCGGCTGAACGAGAACGCGAGCTACGACTGGAATACCTCGGCAGACGGAACAATCGTCATCGAGGAATCGAGATACACCGCCGTCTACGCCGTGGAGAACGAGACCTCATTTGACGTGTACACCGTCGACGGCCTCGGGCGCGAGCGGAGTGTCCCTATCAGTGCGCTTCGGTTCCGGTACGCGAACGGGACGGTCGTTAGCGCCGCAAACTCCTCGCTGAGCGCTTCGGAGAGTCGCCAGCGAACGACAGTCAATCTCTCCGGGAACGTCTCCGGAAAGGTGGGCTACTCGGTCGCTCGGACCGGCAAGCGCTTCGCTTCCCCCACGCTCGTCGAGGACGGCTCGTACACGGTCGTGCTCCCGCCCAACACTGGGGCCGGGATTCCGTTCCTCTCGCGAATCAGCCCGGGAGGCTACGAGTCGGAGACCGTCGACGGCCAGCAGGTCATCCGCTGGGACGAGGTGACCTCCGACCAGATTGTCGTCCGGTACTATCTTGACCGCGACCTGTGGCTGTTCGGCGGCCTGTCGGCCATCGCCATCGTCATCGGCGTCGTGGGGACGCTGTACTACTATCGGCAGTTGCAGGAAGTGATTCGCCGACGCAAGGAGGCCGGTATCGACCTCGAAGAAGAGGACGGTGACGACGACCCGCGGGACCGTGGTCCGCCGCCAGGGATGCGTTGA